The genome window AAAGTTTAAAAGAAGATAGCGATCGCTTTACTCTGGGTGCTTCGGAATATTTGGCAGTAATTCATCAAACGGTAGCTGGAAAGCCACCTAAAGTTGATTTTGAGCTAGAAAAACGAGTTCAAGCTGCTTGTCGCTACGGTATTGCCCAAGGCTGGATACATTCGGCTCACGACTCTGCTGAGGGTGGTTTGGCTGTAGCTATAGCGGAATCTTGTGTCAGTGGTAAGTTGGGGGCGCAAATTAATTTGGGGTTAAGTTCAGAATCCTCTGTTCGTTGGGATAAGTTGCTCTTTGGCGAAGGTGGGGCGAGAATTGTCGTCTCTGTGTCTAAAAAGGTCACTTCCGACTGGGAATTTTACTTAAAAGAGAATTTAGCCGATGATTGGCAGAATTTAGGGGCTGTAACTGAAGCACAGGGAAATCTGCAAATTAAGACTAGCGAGGATTTAACTGTGGTAGACGTTAGCATAGAAGAAATGAGCGATCGCTTTTTCCAGGCTATCCCCAGAAGATTGGATGCATAACCAAGTCACAAGTCATACCAATTCACTAAATACTTGCTACATATTAACCCTCTGTAGAGACGTAGCAGTGCTACGTCTCTACTAAAATTGTTAATAAAGGTTAAGCTAAGTTAAAGGTTGCCCGACCTAACTTTGTCATTTTGTTTCTTCAAAACCCACTAGGAGCAAGTCCCCAGAATGATTCCCAACGACTCTTTATCCGTTGCTCAAGATTGTGCCCAAACAGTTATTGAAGATAGACCGGATAAACCAGAAGAAGCTTGTGGAGTATTTGGTATTTACGCCCCTACAGAAAACGTTGCTAAACTGACCTATTTCGGTTTGTATGCTTTACAGCATCGAGGTCAAGAATCGGCTGGGATTGCGACTTTTGATGGCGATCGCGTCCACGTTCATAAGGATATGGGGTTAGTCTCCCAAGTTTTTAATGAGAATATTCTGAATACTTTACCAGGAGCGATCGCAGTTGGTCATACTCGCTATTCAACAACTGGTTCGAGTCGGAAGGTTAATGCTCAGCCAGCAATAGTAGAAACTCGCCTGGGAACCTTAGCTTTAGCCCATAATGGCAATCTGGTCAATACTGCCCAATTAAGGGAAGAATTAGTGCAGCAACGCTGTAACTTAGTGACCACAACTGACTCCGAGGCGATCGCTATCTGCATGGGTAAAGCTGTCGATGACGGATTAGACTGGTTAGAAGCAGCCAAAACCGCATTTCGCCAAAGTGAGGGAGCATTTAGTTTAGCTATAGCCACTCCAGTGGGTTTAATCGGTGCGCGCGATCCTGTGGGTATTCGTCCTTTAGTCATTGGAACTTTGGAAACCACCGATGATACTCAGCCAATTCGCTACGTTTTAGCTTCGGAAACCTGCGGTTTAGATATCATTGGCGCAGATTATCTGCGAGATGTGGAACCAGGAGAAGTAGTTTTTATTACTGAATCCGGCTTAATTTCAGAGCGTTGGAGCGATTACTCGCAAAGAAAGCTATGTATATTTGAAATGATCTACTTTGCTAGACCAGATAGCGTCATGCACGATGAGAGTTTGTATACCTATCGGATGCGTTTGGGT of Merismopedia glauca CCAP 1448/3 contains these proteins:
- the purF gene encoding amidophosphoribosyltransferase, which encodes MIPNDSLSVAQDCAQTVIEDRPDKPEEACGVFGIYAPTENVAKLTYFGLYALQHRGQESAGIATFDGDRVHVHKDMGLVSQVFNENILNTLPGAIAVGHTRYSTTGSSRKVNAQPAIVETRLGTLALAHNGNLVNTAQLREELVQQRCNLVTTTDSEAIAICMGKAVDDGLDWLEAAKTAFRQSEGAFSLAIATPVGLIGARDPVGIRPLVIGTLETTDDTQPIRYVLASETCGLDIIGADYLRDVEPGEVVFITESGLISERWSDYSQRKLCIFEMIYFARPDSVMHDESLYTYRMRLGHQLAKEEKGVEADIVFGVPDSGIPAAIGYSQASGVTYAEGLIKNRYVGRTFIQPTQHMRESGIKMKLNPLKDVLAGKKIIIVDDSIVRGTTSRKLVKALRDAGATEVHMRVSSPPVTHPCFYGIDTDSQDQLIAATKSVAEICEIIGVDSLAYLSWEGMLKSTGQDPKSFCSACFTGDYPIGVPDDVKRSKLMLEKVGAM